In the genome of Vicia villosa cultivar HV-30 ecotype Madison, WI linkage group LG7, Vvil1.0, whole genome shotgun sequence, one region contains:
- the LOC131616806 gene encoding MLP-like protein 28, producing MVLAGKLSTELGIITPAEKFFKLFTTKLHEAQNVCERIHHTKLHEGEDWHHTDSVKHWTIVIDGEVQTCHESIEEVDEQNKKITWKVFGGNIDKNYKIFKLILEVTDKADGTAVVRCTLEYEKVNEDIEPPNGWMEYLNKCIRDIDAHLSKS from the exons atggTTCTAGCTGGTAAGCTTAGTACTGAACTTGGTATCATAACACCCGCTGAAAAGTTCTTCAAACTATTCACAACCAAACTTCACGAAGCACAAAACGTTTGTGAAAGAATTCATCATACCAAACTGCATGAAGGTGAAGACTGGCATCACACTGATTCGGTTAAACACTGGACAATTGTCATAG ATGGTGAGGTACAGACATGTCACGAGAGTATTGAAGAAGTTGATGAACAGAACAAAAAAATCACTTGGAAGGTTTTTGGTGGAAACATTGATAAGAACTATAAGATCTTTAAGCTCATCCTTGAAGTAACTGATAAAGCTGATGGTACTGCGGTTGTTAGATGTACTCTTGAATATGAGAAAGTAAACGAGGATATTGAGCCTCCAAATGGATGGATGGAGTACCTTAACAAATGCATTAGAGATATTGATGCTCATCTTTCCAAGTCATAA